A genomic region of Deinococcus planocerae contains the following coding sequences:
- a CDS encoding glycosyltransferase family 2 protein: protein MTNFLSVVDVTGLILFLLYVVHQVASALQPRPKPPTASSGAHLTFLIPALNEAPVIGATLENLRAVVPDARVVVIDDASDDGTDRIVARFAAQDPGVTLLRREFPEARQNKGRAMNWAVARLLAAPPLAGSDLSREVFVVLDADGRVGPDFAPQVRGAFADPCVMAAQGWMRFRQTGAPAGRRGLWARMLLFQQDLESFIVGHVQRLRALGGTASLTGNGQCMRASYVAGQLARGVDPWPDVLLEDFASAVEVRLHDPSHRIALLTAHVGQQGLVALGPFVRQRTRWTQGAMQCLTYLPRLWRNPASLLTRLDFSYFILVPWLNVLLLLSILSQPLRRAFGWHGLNLPAWLGVVLTLAPLSLQLNWALRYRAERRLSWWAVPYTLASLPIYSAALFLSMPLAYYNHFTGRRVWYKSVRHDDRAPVQPSTAKGEETGNLASGD, encoded by the coding sequence TTGACGAACTTTCTCTCTGTTGTGGACGTGACCGGGCTGATCCTCTTCCTGCTCTACGTCGTCCATCAGGTCGCCAGCGCGCTCCAGCCGCGCCCCAAACCGCCCACCGCCAGCTCGGGCGCCCACCTGACCTTCCTGATTCCGGCCCTGAACGAGGCCCCCGTCATCGGGGCGACCCTGGAAAACCTGCGCGCGGTGGTTCCGGACGCCCGGGTGGTCGTGATCGACGACGCCTCCGACGACGGCACCGACCGGATCGTGGCCCGCTTCGCCGCGCAGGACCCGGGCGTGACCCTGCTGCGGCGCGAGTTCCCGGAGGCCCGGCAGAACAAGGGCCGCGCGATGAACTGGGCGGTCGCCCGGCTGCTCGCCGCTCCCCCCCTGGCCGGGAGCGACCTGAGCCGCGAGGTCTTCGTGGTCCTCGACGCGGACGGGCGGGTCGGGCCCGATTTCGCCCCCCAGGTGCGGGGGGCTTTTGCCGACCCCTGCGTGATGGCGGCGCAGGGCTGGATGCGTTTTCGTCAGACCGGGGCCCCCGCCGGTCGCCGCGGGCTGTGGGCGCGGATGCTGCTTTTCCAGCAGGACCTGGAGAGCTTCATCGTGGGGCACGTCCAGCGGCTGCGCGCCCTGGGGGGCACGGCGTCCCTGACGGGCAACGGGCAGTGTATGCGGGCCAGTTACGTGGCCGGGCAGCTCGCGCGCGGGGTGGACCCCTGGCCGGACGTGCTGCTCGAAGACTTCGCCAGCGCGGTCGAGGTGCGGCTGCACGACCCCTCGCACCGCATCGCCCTCCTGACCGCGCACGTGGGGCAGCAGGGGCTGGTGGCGCTGGGGCCCTTCGTGCGGCAGCGCACCCGCTGGACCCAGGGGGCGATGCAGTGCCTGACGTACCTGCCGAGGCTGTGGCGGAACCCGGCCTCCCTCCTCACCCGGCTCGACTTCTCGTACTTCATCCTCGTGCCGTGGCTCAACGTGCTGCTGCTGCTGAGCATCCTCAGCCAGCCGCTGCGGCGGGCCTTCGGGTGGCACGGCCTGAACCTTCCGGCCTGGCTCGGGGTAGTTCTGACGCTCGCGCCCCTCTCCCTGCAACTGAACTGGGCGCTGCGGTACCGGGCCGAGCGGCGGCTTTCCTGGTGGGCGGTTCCCTACACCCTGGCGAGCCTGCCGATCTACAGCGCCGCCCTCTTCCTGAGTATGCCGCTCGCGTACTACAACCACTTCACCGGGCGCCGCGTCTGGTACAAGAGCGTGCGCCACGACGACCGCGCGCCGGTCCAGCCCTCCACCGCGAAGGGTGAGGAGACGGGCAACCTGGCCTCCGGCGACTGA
- a CDS encoding bifunctional 5,10-methylenetetrahydrofolate dehydrogenase/5,10-methenyltetrahydrofolate cyclohydrolase: MTDPRPLLGKPLADGVTRGVKGALAQWDFQPGLVSVLASDDPASRVYVESKARQAERLGVRFTALDLGPEATQDELHAALRDLSADPAVHGIVLELPLAPGLDPDAALLHLAPRKDVEGLTPANLALVAAGRESEALLPPTPRSVRFLLRQALGEDLRGLRVALIGPGRTVGRPLASMLNNRGVTVTVCNEHTRDLPGVLAPQDAVVVAVGHAGLLRPEHVRTHHVVIDAGINVTPEGVVGDALPDLPVRAQTPVPGGVGPLTSALMYQNLVRAVRLGRGEPVE, encoded by the coding sequence ATGACCGACCCCCGGCCCCTCCTCGGCAAGCCCCTCGCCGACGGGGTGACGCGCGGCGTGAAGGGGGCCCTGGCACAGTGGGACTTCCAACCGGGGCTCGTCAGCGTGCTCGCCTCGGACGACCCGGCCTCGCGCGTGTATGTGGAGAGCAAGGCGCGGCAGGCGGAGCGGCTGGGCGTGCGCTTCACAGCGCTCGACCTCGGGCCGGAGGCGACGCAGGACGAGCTGCACGCGGCCCTGCGTGATCTCTCCGCCGACCCCGCGGTCCACGGCATCGTCCTGGAACTGCCCCTCGCCCCCGGCCTCGACCCCGACGCCGCCCTGCTCCACCTCGCCCCCCGCAAGGACGTGGAGGGCCTGACCCCCGCCAACCTCGCCCTCGTCGCGGCGGGGCGGGAAAGCGAGGCGCTGCTGCCCCCCACCCCGCGCAGCGTGCGCTTCCTGCTGCGGCAGGCGCTGGGCGAAGATCTGCGCGGCCTGCGCGTCGCCCTGATCGGCCCCGGGCGGACCGTCGGGCGGCCCCTCGCCTCCATGCTGAACAACCGGGGCGTGACCGTCACCGTCTGCAACGAGCACACCCGCGACCTCCCCGGCGTGCTCGCCCCGCAGGACGCGGTGGTCGTCGCCGTGGGGCACGCGGGCCTGCTGCGCCCCGAACACGTCCGAACCCATCACGTCGTCATCGACGCGGGCATCAACGTCACTCCGGAGGGGGTGGTGGGCGACGCCCTGCCGGATCTTCCCGTGCGTGCCCAGACGCCCGTGCCCGGCGGCGTCGGCCCCCTCACGAGCGCGCTGATGTACCAGAACCTCGTGCGGGCGGTGCGGCTCGGGCGCGGCGAACCCGTGGAGTAG